Proteins encoded together in one Thermococcus gammatolerans EJ3 window:
- a CDS encoding ABC transporter ATP-binding protein: MPEPVLEVRDLTVHFYTYAGIVKAIEGVSFDVYRGETFALVGETGCGKSVTSRALTQLIESPGRIVRGKVIYHREDGSTVDLLKLSEEEIREIRGKEIAYIFQDPHASLDPLYTVGYQIAEAMVVHRTVKDWKEGFRRAVDILRRVLIPDPENRVKNYPHELSGGMKQRVVIGIGVSNDPKILIADEPTTALDVTVQAQILDLMNKLKKEYNTTVILITHNMGVVAEMADRVAVMYAGKIVEIGSVDQIFKNPLHPYTKGLLRAVPNPLAKIERLEAIPGTVPNLITPPKGCRFHPRCPYATEICRKEVPKLKEIEPGHFVACHLY, encoded by the coding sequence ATGCCTGAACCCGTTCTCGAAGTTCGCGATCTCACGGTCCACTTCTACACCTACGCCGGTATAGTCAAGGCAATAGAGGGAGTCTCATTTGATGTTTACAGGGGTGAAACCTTTGCCCTAGTCGGTGAAACAGGCTGTGGAAAGAGCGTGACATCAAGGGCATTGACCCAGCTCATAGAAAGTCCAGGAAGGATCGTGAGGGGGAAAGTTATCTATCACAGGGAAGACGGCTCGACAGTTGACCTGCTCAAGCTCAGTGAGGAAGAGATCAGGGAGATAAGGGGTAAGGAAATAGCGTATATCTTTCAGGATCCACATGCATCACTGGATCCCCTCTACACCGTCGGCTATCAAATAGCGGAGGCAATGGTTGTCCACAGGACCGTGAAGGACTGGAAAGAAGGATTCAGAAGGGCAGTGGACATACTGAGGCGCGTTCTCATCCCCGATCCAGAGAACAGAGTCAAAAACTATCCGCACGAGCTCAGTGGAGGTATGAAACAGCGCGTTGTTATTGGAATCGGGGTTTCAAACGATCCAAAGATCCTGATAGCGGATGAACCCACGACTGCCCTTGACGTTACCGTCCAGGCCCAAATCCTCGACCTCATGAACAAGCTCAAAAAGGAGTACAACACGACCGTGATTTTAATCACCCACAACATGGGAGTCGTCGCAGAGATGGCAGATCGCGTTGCAGTCATGTACGCCGGCAAGATCGTGGAAATAGGCTCAGTGGATCAGATCTTCAAGAATCCCCTCCACCCGTATACAAAGGGCCTGCTGAGGGCTGTTCCAAACCCGCTGGCGAAGATAGAGAGGCTTGAGGCCATACCGGGAACAGTGCCAAACCTGATAACACCGCCCAAGGGCTGCCGCTTCCACCCGAGATGTCCCTACGCGACCGAGATCTGCAGGAAAGAAGTTCCAAAACTGAAGGAGATCGAACCGGGCCACTTCGTGGCCTGCCACCTGTACTGA
- a CDS encoding ABC transporter permease: MSQEEYKKGILDRFADNLVEGIGSFISLFKKDWKRKNRSKMEEWKLMLYALNRSPPGLIGLVLIGMFIFLGIFGPTLAPWSYRYFPALENMSTYLAPPGSHAYLPFSNKTISYPLGADNYGRDLLSLILYGARTSFVISIIVIVLGVPLGIILGLIAGYYGGKIDELIMRITDMFLAFPALILAIAFSAVLPERLQSFISSHKVFESLFLKIFALKPQEAGNLGKLLAVILAMVIVWWPAYARITRGSTLTEREKLYVEAARAIGLSSRTIMFKHILPNIIGPILVYITLDFGGVILMEAGLSFLGLGATPPIADWGRIVYDGSQYFPEKWWLVTFSGFMILLVALGWNLLGDTLRDILDPKMRRSIEFKVKKQKQMEEKEGGENA, from the coding sequence ATGTCACAGGAAGAGTACAAGAAGGGGATTCTTGACAGGTTTGCTGATAATCTCGTCGAGGGGATAGGCTCATTCATATCCCTCTTTAAGAAGGATTGGAAGAGGAAAAACCGCTCGAAGATGGAAGAGTGGAAGCTGATGCTCTACGCCCTCAACCGCTCACCCCCCGGATTAATAGGCCTAGTCCTGATAGGCATGTTCATCTTCCTCGGCATCTTCGGTCCAACTCTCGCACCTTGGAGCTACCGCTACTTCCCCGCCCTCGAGAACATGTCGACTTACCTTGCACCCCCGGGATCCCACGCTTACTTACCGTTTTCCAACAAGACGATATCCTACCCCCTCGGAGCCGACAATTATGGAAGGGATCTGCTGAGCCTGATCCTCTACGGGGCAAGAACGTCCTTCGTGATATCCATCATAGTCATTGTCCTTGGAGTGCCCCTTGGCATAATCCTCGGCCTCATAGCAGGCTATTACGGAGGGAAGATCGACGAGCTCATAATGCGCATAACCGACATGTTTCTGGCCTTCCCGGCGTTGATCCTCGCTATAGCGTTCTCGGCCGTCCTGCCCGAGAGACTTCAATCCTTCATCAGCAGTCACAAGGTCTTTGAGAGCCTGTTCCTAAAGATATTCGCGTTGAAACCGCAGGAAGCAGGAAACCTCGGAAAGCTGCTGGCGGTTATACTGGCAATGGTCATAGTCTGGTGGCCGGCATATGCGAGGATAACCAGAGGTTCAACGCTGACGGAGAGGGAGAAGCTCTACGTTGAGGCGGCAAGGGCAATAGGTCTGAGCTCCAGAACGATAATGTTCAAACATATCCTGCCGAACATCATCGGGCCGATTCTAGTTTACATAACCCTTGACTTCGGTGGAGTTATCCTCATGGAGGCCGGCCTGAGCTTCCTCGGCCTCGGTGCAACACCTCCAATAGCTGACTGGGGTAGGATAGTCTACGACGGCTCCCAGTACTTCCCCGAAAAATGGTGGCTTGTTACGTTCTCGGGATTTATGATCCTGCTCGTTGCCCTCGGATGGAACCTCCTCGGTGACACGCTCAGAGACATCCTCGATCCAAAGATGAGGCGGAGCATAGAGTTCAAGGTGAAGAAGCAGAAGCAGATGGAAGAGAAGGAGGGTGGGGAGAATGCCTGA
- a CDS encoding ABC transporter permease encodes MANLRKFLVRRLLTFIPTIIGVTLIVFIIAYVIPADPARAWAGGEKATPEAIQKIKEQYHMNDPWYEQYWFLISGLAKNKIVDPRTSNYVFDDIGKRFPVTFELTLVAFFFILIIGLPLGILAALKRNTWVDTLVRIFALTGVSMPIFWLGYMLMYIFFVKWRVITLAGFPAPPAHEITHIPMIDALLTGDFKIFSQHLNRLWLPGLTLGFTGSGVLARFVRNSFLEALSSDYVAFLKAKGVPKLRIYRHALKNALVPILTVLGLQFGGLLGGTPITETVFGLPGMGSYVLDAIRNLDFPAVVAITFIFALIFVTTNLIVDILYAVVDPRVRY; translated from the coding sequence TTGGCGAACCTTAGGAAGTTCCTTGTGAGGAGGCTTCTTACGTTCATTCCAACGATCATCGGAGTTACTCTCATTGTGTTTATAATCGCCTACGTCATTCCAGCCGATCCGGCAAGGGCATGGGCGGGTGGAGAAAAGGCCACCCCCGAGGCCATTCAGAAGATAAAGGAACAGTACCATATGAACGACCCGTGGTACGAGCAGTACTGGTTTCTAATCAGCGGACTTGCCAAGAACAAGATCGTTGACCCAAGAACGTCAAACTACGTGTTTGATGATATTGGAAAGAGGTTTCCGGTGACGTTTGAGCTAACGTTGGTGGCGTTCTTCTTCATACTGATAATAGGTCTTCCCCTTGGTATACTGGCTGCCCTCAAGAGGAACACGTGGGTTGATACCCTCGTCAGGATTTTTGCCCTGACCGGAGTTTCCATGCCGATATTCTGGCTCGGTTACATGCTCATGTACATATTCTTCGTCAAATGGCGTGTTATAACACTCGCCGGTTTTCCTGCCCCTCCAGCCCATGAAATAACCCACATCCCCATGATAGACGCGCTCCTCACTGGAGATTTCAAGATCTTCAGCCAGCACCTTAACAGGCTCTGGCTTCCAGGCCTTACTCTTGGTTTTACGGGCTCGGGCGTTCTTGCCAGGTTCGTCAGAAACTCGTTCCTTGAGGCACTCAGCAGTGACTACGTGGCCTTCCTCAAGGCAAAGGGAGTTCCAAAGCTCAGGATATACCGTCACGCCCTGAAAAACGCCCTCGTGCCCATACTTACAGTTCTCGGCCTCCAGTTCGGTGGGCTGCTCGGCGGAACCCCAATAACCGAGACAGTATTTGGCCTACCAGGGATGGGCTCATACGTTCTCGACGCCATAAGGAACCTTGACTTTCCAGCGGTAGTGGCCATAACCTTCATCTTCGCCCTGATCTTCGTGACTACCAACCTGATAGTGGACATACTGTACGCGGTCGTTGACCCGAGGGTGAGGTACTGA
- a CDS encoding ABC transporter substrate-binding protein, producing the protein MRTKSQVLAVLVVFLVAFSVVASGCIGGGGGGTSSSPTQSSSPSQTQTSSTTTTSTQAKLTPQILEMDKVYVIETDKSVIIVGPKGENPTAQIPSGVKTIKIQYEVDTENTPDVKTLMEQGQGFGAIDPAFFRDEHVDALVIAARRETNPEIRTEIFKALYMLGNKLVPEVILGQNKQLRVYWEWVKGRYYHPTLAERYDLLSEDSNAPSVEIGIKDYKNGPDTYVIATIGWPESFDPAMTYETFGWELWHEIGDTLVTYWKENTETVSPDLAVAWAHNEDGTEWYFLIRGGVKAYDPWNDKTYPIDATDVAFTFLRVERLGHSVSWMVDSFMDVNNSQAMTEEEFNNYLKDHPLVAEYNGQVKEVHSLDELKQFFGYNGETAGVFKLVLPNPYAPVLSILADPFLSVVPMEYLLGDKYQEALQASNNGHDPSAWWNYLQSGKDDPTHQLMHQKPVGTGPFYVKDYQENSYIVLEYNPHYWNATSNPGHKYVIYVINNDAQARINLFKTGTADVVAIPPEKMESVKGLELNGFHSVVKTDILQPILTFLVFNTQKEPFNDPKVRQALAYAVPYDQIRQLVYQGLLEPNYGPIPKPWPGYMEEGIIKYTYNVNKAKQLLQEAGVDPSKYKIELIYNEGNSAREKIMTLLQNVWSQLGFQVTVNSYNWPTYLSKTEHGDYDVYIVGWVPDYLDSDNWVGPFLYGATEFKSLEINVSG; encoded by the coding sequence ATGAGAACCAAAAGCCAGGTACTGGCTGTTTTGGTAGTGTTTTTGGTGGCTTTTTCAGTCGTGGCCAGCGGCTGTATCGGTGGTGGCGGAGGCGGCACGAGCTCAAGCCCAACGCAGAGCTCGAGTCCAAGCCAGACTCAAACGTCCAGCACAACTACCACAAGCACACAAGCGAAATTGACACCCCAGATACTCGAGATGGATAAGGTCTACGTTATAGAGACTGACAAGAGTGTTATAATCGTCGGTCCGAAGGGTGAGAACCCAACCGCCCAGATCCCAAGCGGCGTGAAGACCATAAAAATCCAGTACGAGGTAGATACCGAGAATACTCCCGATGTTAAGACCCTGATGGAGCAGGGTCAGGGATTCGGTGCCATTGACCCCGCCTTCTTCCGTGATGAACACGTTGATGCCCTCGTTATAGCCGCGAGGCGCGAGACCAACCCCGAGATCAGAACCGAGATATTCAAGGCCCTCTACATGCTCGGAAACAAGCTCGTGCCAGAGGTAATCCTCGGTCAGAACAAGCAGCTCCGCGTCTACTGGGAATGGGTGAAGGGCCGCTACTACCACCCGACCCTCGCGGAGCGCTACGACCTCCTCAGCGAGGATTCGAACGCTCCGTCCGTCGAGATCGGTATCAAGGACTACAAGAATGGCCCCGATACCTACGTTATAGCCACCATCGGCTGGCCGGAGAGCTTTGACCCGGCCATGACGTACGAGACCTTTGGATGGGAACTCTGGCACGAGATAGGTGACACGCTCGTTACTTACTGGAAGGAGAACACCGAGACCGTAAGCCCTGACCTGGCAGTTGCCTGGGCCCACAACGAAGACGGCACAGAGTGGTACTTCCTTATCCGTGGCGGCGTTAAGGCCTATGACCCCTGGAACGACAAGACCTACCCGATAGACGCAACCGACGTTGCCTTCACGTTCCTCCGCGTCGAGAGGCTTGGACACAGCGTCAGCTGGATGGTGGACAGCTTCATGGACGTCAACAACTCCCAGGCCATGACTGAGGAAGAATTCAACAACTACCTCAAGGATCACCCGCTCGTTGCCGAGTACAACGGTCAGGTTAAGGAGGTTCACTCACTTGACGAACTCAAGCAGTTCTTCGGCTACAACGGCGAGACTGCAGGTGTCTTCAAGCTCGTCCTTCCGAACCCGTACGCTCCGGTTCTAAGCATACTGGCCGACCCGTTCCTCAGCGTCGTCCCGATGGAGTACCTCCTCGGCGACAAGTACCAAGAGGCCCTGCAGGCCAGCAACAACGGCCATGACCCGAGCGCCTGGTGGAACTACCTCCAGTCTGGTAAGGATGACCCAACCCACCAGCTTATGCACCAGAAGCCCGTTGGAACCGGACCGTTCTACGTCAAGGACTACCAGGAGAACAGCTACATAGTCCTCGAGTACAACCCGCACTACTGGAACGCCACCAGCAACCCAGGCCACAAGTACGTTATCTACGTCATCAACAACGACGCTCAGGCAAGGATCAACCTGTTCAAGACTGGCACCGCCGATGTCGTTGCCATACCCCCTGAAAAGATGGAGAGCGTGAAGGGGCTTGAGCTCAACGGCTTCCACTCAGTTGTCAAGACCGACATCCTCCAGCCAATACTGACCTTCCTCGTCTTCAACACCCAGAAGGAGCCCTTCAATGACCCGAAGGTCAGGCAGGCCCTCGCCTATGCAGTTCCGTACGATCAGATAAGGCAGCTCGTCTACCAAGGACTCCTCGAGCCCAACTACGGCCCGATACCCAAGCCGTGGCCGGGTTACATGGAGGAGGGCATCATTAAGTACACTTACAACGTCAACAAGGCCAAGCAGCTCCTCCAGGAGGCTGGTGTTGACCCGAGCAAGTACAAGATCGAGCTCATCTACAACGAGGGCAACAGTGCCCGTGAGAAGATAATGACCCTCCTCCAGAACGTCTGGAGCCAGCTCGGATTCCAGGTCACGGTAAACAGCTACAACTGGCCGACCTACCTCAGCAAGACAGAGCACGGCGACTACGACGTCTACATCGTTGGATGGGTTCCGGACTACCTTGACTCGGACAACTGGGTTGGACCATTCCTCTATGGTGCCACAGAGTTCAAGAGCCTCGAAATCAACGTTTCCGGATGA
- a CDS encoding Lrp/AsnC family transcriptional regulator: MVKAYVLLTIEIGKVESVIEALKQIPGVIKADAVTGPYDAIVYIEANDLGELTRKILHDIHNIDGVIDTTTAIVVEMEEE, encoded by the coding sequence ATGGTCAAGGCCTATGTTTTGTTGACTATTGAGATCGGAAAAGTTGAAAGCGTTATAGAGGCCCTGAAGCAGATACCCGGCGTCATCAAGGCGGATGCAGTCACAGGCCCCTATGACGCGATCGTTTACATTGAGGCAAACGACCTTGGAGAGCTAACCAGAAAGATACTCCACGACATACACAACATCGACGGTGTTATAGACACGACAACCGCAATAGTAGTGGAAATGGAAGAGGAGTGA
- a CDS encoding signal recognition particle protein Srp19 codes for MPRFVVWPSEFDARLSKKYGRSVPKNIAIKSPTLREIEDAAVALGFKVVEKDPSKLNPRLSGLEEEYRSRGVLVIEAPHGKVKSLKMIAEKIRELRKRAEVRKHKRKKR; via the coding sequence ATGCCGCGGTTCGTAGTGTGGCCCAGCGAATTTGACGCGAGGCTCTCCAAGAAGTACGGAAGGAGCGTTCCAAAGAACATTGCCATCAAGTCCCCGACCCTCAGGGAGATCGAGGATGCTGCAGTTGCCCTCGGTTTCAAGGTAGTGGAGAAGGATCCATCAAAGCTCAATCCCCGGCTCTCGGGCCTCGAGGAAGAGTATCGCTCAAGGGGTGTTCTTGTCATAGAGGCACCGCACGGAAAGGTGAAGAGCCTCAAAATGATCGCCGAAAAGATACGTGAACTAAGGAAACGGGCAGAGGTAAGGAAACACAAGCGGAAGAAGCGCTGA
- a CDS encoding DUF257 family protein: protein MVRTMLKYEKISKIIPLFQPGDRVLVEYTSNVPISKILWQSITHHILNDETIIIFDFYGIGDITFRNYLRSAVSEEYKKLIESKKNIYLFKIGPGGASYGRIVGQEKVYTDTESFLKAYYSMVHRALSLPRKPRYAVVFGLSEYLYFTGSSGLFNLLNVISTIPIEDWVTVVPLNIDAIDGRQRAILEEISSWVIRITEEGCQIIKGGKERDDTKR, encoded by the coding sequence GTGGTGAGGACGATGCTAAAATATGAAAAAATATCCAAGATAATCCCCCTCTTCCAGCCGGGCGATAGGGTTCTGGTTGAGTACACCTCAAACGTGCCGATCTCGAAGATACTGTGGCAGAGCATAACACACCATATCCTGAACGATGAAACCATCATAATCTTTGACTTTTACGGGATAGGGGACATAACCTTCAGGAACTACCTTCGATCGGCCGTTAGTGAGGAGTACAAAAAGCTCATTGAATCAAAGAAGAACATTTACCTGTTCAAAATAGGGCCCGGAGGGGCGAGCTACGGCAGGATCGTCGGCCAGGAGAAGGTCTACACGGACACCGAGAGTTTTCTCAAGGCTTACTACTCCATGGTTCACCGGGCCCTTAGCCTCCCCCGAAAACCGAGGTACGCCGTTGTGTTCGGTCTGTCTGAGTACCTGTACTTTACCGGTTCCTCTGGACTGTTCAACCTCTTAAACGTCATAAGCACAATTCCCATAGAGGACTGGGTAACGGTGGTACCCCTCAACATCGATGCGATAGACGGGCGGCAGAGGGCAATACTCGAGGAGATATCTTCGTGGGTCATCAGAATAACCGAGGAAGGCTGCCAGATCATAAAAGGGGGTAAAGAGCGTGACGATACGAAGCGGTGA
- a CDS encoding tRNA (adenine-N1)-methyltransferase produces the protein MTIRSGDRVLLVDKRGKRYLVKVEEREFHTDLGILRLGELIGKPYGSRIESHRGETFVALKPDINDIIAKMRRGPQIVHPKDAGIIIAYAGISPGDTVIEAGAGSGALTIFLANAVGPHGKVISYEVRKDFYEIAKKNIELAGFSERVTLKNKNIYDGIEEESVDHIVLDLPQPENVLPYAVDVLRPGGYFVAYTPCMNQVHRFFQALEEYRGHFMRPRVVEVLVREHEVKRECMRPKTTMLAHTGYITFLRKL, from the coding sequence GTGACGATACGAAGCGGTGACAGGGTTCTGCTCGTCGATAAGAGGGGAAAACGCTACCTCGTGAAGGTTGAGGAGAGGGAGTTCCACACCGACCTCGGAATCCTCAGGCTGGGTGAGCTCATAGGGAAGCCCTACGGGAGCAGGATAGAGAGCCACAGGGGAGAGACATTCGTGGCGCTCAAGCCCGACATCAACGACATAATAGCGAAGATGAGGCGCGGGCCCCAGATAGTCCATCCCAAAGACGCGGGCATAATCATAGCCTACGCAGGAATCTCACCGGGGGACACCGTTATAGAGGCCGGAGCCGGGAGCGGGGCTTTGACGATATTCCTCGCGAACGCCGTTGGGCCGCATGGCAAGGTCATAAGCTACGAGGTCAGGAAGGACTTCTACGAGATAGCGAAAAAGAATATCGAGCTTGCCGGCTTCTCCGAGAGAGTAACCCTCAAGAACAAAAACATCTACGACGGCATAGAGGAGGAGAGCGTTGATCACATCGTTCTGGATTTGCCTCAGCCCGAGAACGTCCTCCCGTACGCGGTGGACGTTTTGAGGCCCGGGGGCTACTTCGTCGCCTACACCCCGTGTATGAACCAGGTTCACCGCTTCTTCCAGGCTTTGGAGGAGTACAGAGGGCACTTCATGAGGCCAAGGGTTGTGGAGGTTCTCGTAAGGGAACACGAGGTAAAGAGGGAGTGCATGCGGCCGAAGACGACGATGCTCGCTCACACTGGCTACATAACCTTCCTCAGAAAGCTGTAA
- a CDS encoding sulfide/dihydroorotate dehydrogenase-like FAD/NAD-binding protein — protein sequence MYRILEKKELAPKHIMYRIEAPHVARKVQPGQFVIVRAFPNGERIPLTPVMWDREEGWIVLITFVRGKTTMRMANELKPGDSILNVAGPLGNPAPIEKFGRVLAVGLSAGIVEVFPIAKALQEAGNDVTTLHVAPAPMAILKDEFTESVSRHIFEGFEIQEGWGTKEIVAEIARRGAEKVKELLSEENFDFVLTVGPAGAQKAVFNVVKEFGIPMHADLHPIMVDGTGMCGSCRVTVGGEVKFACIDGPGFDAYKVDWDELIHRVGFYTDLEKRALEEYLKSLRGE from the coding sequence GTGTACCGGATACTTGAGAAGAAAGAGCTGGCTCCGAAGCACATCATGTACAGGATAGAGGCTCCACACGTGGCCAGAAAGGTTCAGCCGGGTCAGTTCGTCATCGTAAGGGCCTTTCCGAACGGTGAAAGGATTCCTCTCACTCCCGTGATGTGGGACCGCGAGGAGGGATGGATAGTCCTGATAACCTTCGTCCGCGGAAAGACCACGATGAGGATGGCCAACGAGCTCAAGCCGGGAGATTCAATCCTCAACGTTGCCGGCCCCCTCGGGAACCCCGCGCCAATAGAGAAGTTCGGCAGGGTTCTGGCCGTTGGTCTCAGCGCCGGAATAGTGGAAGTTTTCCCAATAGCTAAAGCGCTTCAGGAAGCTGGAAACGACGTTACAACCCTTCACGTGGCCCCCGCACCGATGGCAATCCTCAAGGATGAGTTCACGGAGAGCGTTTCAAGGCACATATTTGAAGGCTTTGAAATCCAGGAAGGCTGGGGAACGAAGGAGATAGTTGCGGAAATAGCGAGGAGGGGAGCCGAAAAGGTAAAGGAGCTCCTCTCAGAGGAGAACTTTGACTTCGTGCTTACAGTTGGCCCTGCAGGTGCCCAGAAAGCGGTCTTCAACGTCGTGAAGGAGTTCGGAATCCCGATGCACGCGGACCTGCACCCGATTATGGTTGACGGAACAGGTATGTGCGGCTCCTGCCGTGTCACCGTTGGCGGAGAGGTCAAGTTCGCCTGCATTGACGGGCCGGGCTTCGACGCCTACAAGGTCGACTGGGACGAGCTGATTCACAGGGTCGGCTTCTACACCGATTTGGAGAAGAGGGCCCTGGAGGAGTACCTCAAGTCCCTGAGGGGTGAGTGA
- the gltA gene encoding NADPH-dependent glutamate synthase, translated as MAVRRKLIKERVPTPERPAEERIHDFKEVNLGYTFELAVKEAERCLQCPANYAPCIKGCPVHINIPGFIGKLVEYRDDPDKAVKEALKVIWACNSLPATTGRVCPQEDQCEMNCVMGKVGDKINIGKLERFVADYAREKGIDEELLFEMVPKIEKKGQKVAIIGAGPAGLTAAGELAKLGYDVTIYEALHEPGGVLMYGIPEFRLPKSIVESEIDKLRKLGVKILTDHIVGKTVTIEELLEEYDAVFIGSGAGTPRLINAPGINLNGIYTANEFLTRVNLMKAYLFPEYDTPVKVGKRVIVIGAGNTAMDAARSARRFGAEVIIAYRRGEEDVSARIEEVEHAKEEGIKFEYFINPVEFIGDENGNVKAVKFEKMKPLDERDKRGKRKIVGTGEYVTIEADTVIIAIGKHPNRLIINTPGLKVERGRIVVDENMMTSIPGVFAGGDAIRGEATVILAMGDGRRAAKAIHEYLTKKREGKENA; from the coding sequence ATGGCCGTTAGGAGAAAGCTCATCAAGGAACGCGTTCCCACGCCCGAGAGGCCCGCTGAGGAGAGGATTCACGACTTTAAGGAAGTTAACCTCGGTTACACCTTCGAGCTTGCCGTTAAGGAGGCCGAGCGCTGTTTGCAGTGTCCCGCCAACTACGCCCCCTGTATAAAGGGCTGTCCAGTCCACATCAACATCCCCGGCTTCATCGGAAAGCTCGTTGAGTACCGCGACGACCCGGATAAGGCCGTGAAGGAGGCCCTCAAGGTCATCTGGGCCTGCAACTCCCTGCCCGCAACCACCGGTCGCGTCTGCCCGCAGGAGGACCAGTGTGAGATGAACTGTGTCATGGGCAAGGTCGGCGACAAGATAAACATCGGCAAGCTCGAAAGGTTTGTTGCAGACTACGCACGCGAGAAGGGCATAGACGAGGAGCTCCTCTTTGAGATGGTGCCGAAGATAGAGAAGAAGGGCCAGAAGGTAGCTATCATCGGAGCTGGACCCGCTGGACTTACCGCCGCTGGAGAGCTGGCAAAGCTCGGCTACGACGTTACAATCTACGAGGCCCTGCACGAGCCCGGAGGAGTCCTGATGTACGGTATTCCCGAGTTCAGGTTACCGAAGAGCATCGTAGAGAGCGAGATTGACAAGCTCAGAAAGCTCGGCGTCAAAATCCTGACCGACCACATCGTCGGAAAGACCGTGACCATAGAGGAGCTCCTTGAAGAGTACGACGCCGTCTTCATAGGTTCAGGCGCCGGAACCCCGAGGCTCATCAACGCCCCAGGCATAAACCTCAACGGAATTTACACGGCGAACGAGTTCCTAACCAGAGTTAACCTCATGAAGGCCTACCTGTTCCCGGAGTACGACACTCCAGTCAAGGTCGGCAAGCGCGTCATAGTCATCGGAGCCGGAAACACGGCAATGGACGCCGCGAGGAGCGCGAGGCGCTTTGGAGCGGAGGTCATCATCGCGTACAGGCGCGGTGAAGAGGACGTCAGCGCGAGGATTGAGGAGGTCGAGCACGCCAAGGAGGAGGGCATAAAGTTCGAGTACTTCATCAACCCTGTGGAGTTCATCGGCGACGAGAACGGCAACGTGAAAGCGGTCAAGTTCGAGAAGATGAAACCCCTCGACGAGAGGGACAAGCGCGGAAAGAGGAAGATAGTCGGGACTGGAGAGTACGTGACAATCGAGGCCGACACCGTCATCATCGCAATCGGCAAGCACCCCAACAGGCTCATCATCAACACGCCCGGTCTGAAGGTCGAGCGCGGAAGGATCGTCGTTGATGAGAACATGATGACGAGCATCCCGGGAGTCTTCGCCGGTGGAGACGCGATAAGGGGCGAGGCAACGGTTATCCTGGCTATGGGCGACGGAAGGAGGGCCGCGAAGGCCATCCACGAATACCTCACGAAGAAGAGGGAAGGAAAGGAGAACGCGTGA
- a CDS encoding AAA family ATPase, with the protein MVVTYFDTRPKRKREDLYDREKELSDFENSLRSNNPLTVITGIRRLGKTSLLLVGLNELGLPYVLVDFRGVNPNSRMDVYKRIESSLNLFFRENRNLWEELKENLRAITGLRVLSFGVNLSWREEKTDFIALFRDLEKHDVVLAFDEVQYLRGPVGSEFAGLIAHLYDYSNLRIVMTGSEVGLLHDYLGVDDPRAPLYGRYFHEVTLPKFTREQSRDFLIKGFEQVGLSPPEELIETAVERLDGIVGWLVLFGRRVLEKGPSEEVIEEVFEEARRLALEEFENFLSKRPSARKRYVEIMRAVASGRNTWEGIKEHLERKEGKSIADSVLARLLKALVDSSFLQKVRDGRNVHYRIPDPVLEAVFK; encoded by the coding sequence GTGGTAGTTACGTACTTCGATACCAGACCCAAGAGAAAGCGTGAGGATTTGTATGACCGTGAGAAGGAGCTGAGCGATTTTGAAAACTCCCTCCGCTCGAACAACCCCCTCACGGTCATCACGGGAATCAGAAGGTTGGGGAAGACTTCCCTCCTCCTCGTGGGGCTGAACGAACTCGGCCTTCCCTACGTCCTCGTGGACTTCAGGGGGGTGAATCCAAACTCCAGAATGGACGTTTACAAGCGGATAGAGAGCTCCCTAAACCTTTTCTTCCGCGAGAACCGCAACCTCTGGGAGGAACTCAAGGAAAACCTAAGGGCCATAACGGGCCTTCGAGTTCTGAGCTTCGGCGTCAACCTCTCCTGGCGCGAGGAGAAGACGGACTTTATAGCCCTGTTCCGGGATCTCGAAAAGCACGACGTCGTTCTGGCCTTCGACGAGGTGCAGTATTTGAGGGGCCCCGTCGGGAGCGAGTTCGCGGGCCTAATCGCTCACCTCTACGACTACTCGAACCTGAGAATAGTCATGACGGGCTCTGAAGTTGGCCTGCTCCACGACTACCTCGGCGTTGACGACCCCCGGGCGCCCCTCTACGGCAGGTACTTCCACGAGGTTACACTCCCAAAGTTCACGCGGGAGCAGAGCAGGGACTTTCTGATTAAGGGGTTCGAGCAGGTTGGACTTTCCCCTCCAGAAGAGCTAATCGAGACCGCGGTGGAGAGGCTCGACGGCATCGTAGGCTGGCTCGTTCTCTTTGGCAGGAGGGTTCTTGAGAAGGGCCCCTCTGAAGAAGTCATTGAGGAGGTCTTTGAAGAGGCCAGGAGACTCGCGCTGGAGGAGTTCGAGAACTTCCTCTCAAAGAGGCCCTCTGCGAGGAAACGCTACGTGGAGATAATGCGCGCAGTTGCGAGCGGAAGGAACACGTGGGAAGGGATAAAGGAGCACCTCGAACGGAAGGAAGGCAAAAGCATAGCCGACAGCGTGCTGGCGAGACTTTTGAAGGCGCTCGTAGATTCCTCCTTCCTCCAGAAGGTCAGGGACGGTCGGAACGTCCATTATAGAATTCCCGACCCGGTGCTTGAGGCGGTGTTCAAGTAA